In the genome of Arachis stenosperma cultivar V10309 chromosome 6, arast.V10309.gnm1.PFL2, whole genome shotgun sequence, the window CATTCATTCTTTGAATCCACGCCATCAAAAATGCAGATAACCTTATAACCGATAAAGCGTAAGGGATCAAAAGCAAAAGCTAGAGAGTAATGTAAATCTGATGAATCAAACGATGAAAAGGAAGAAGGCAAGGTTTTCTTGTCTCCGGTGGTAGGGTTATAGATAAACACGGCTTCTTCCGATTGGAGCAACATCAAGCCGTTGCAAGATTGTATTATCTGTGAAGAGCCTAGATCGGGGATTTTGGGGgaaaatgaagatgaagaaTATGAGGGGCAGGTTTCCTTGTCTAAGTAGAAGAATTTCACTTCCTGGTGAAATACAGAGTCGGGGACGAAATCAAAGAACAAACGGGAGACTCTTTGTTTTACGCTGGCGTGACAGCGGCGGAAGTAAAGGGCGGAGATGAGAGAGAGCCAACGCTTGGAGACACATCTGAAGGTTATGACATCTCTGAGAAGCACACGAGCAAAGATTTGAGTGAGTAAGTCATCATTTCTTTCAATTGCTTCCATTGAAGAAGAGATTAATTCTGTGTTGTGGctcatgttgttcttcacttagCTTTGTGTATCTTCCAAGAGTGGGTGCTTatctatataaaaatatttttttatttatgaattatgtttgaataaaataaggtaaaaatattttttatttatttattatataaaaaatatattttttttaaaaaaaagatttttttaaaaaatataaattataatttaaaaaaaatattttttatttttattattaaaaatttatcaaacttactaaaaaataaaaaaatatttttttatcaatttaataacatttaaataagtataaaaaaattttttaatcttttttaatataattttttattgttaattttataaataaggttaaaaaaatattaaaaaaacattgcactttaatgatttttttataaaattttagataatttttttattttattattcttaaattatatattataccGTGTATTTaataagttttatttttttaaaattatgtgtaacattatatatatttttttagatacaaagagtttataaaattagaatgAGTAACAAAATTGATTATACATATCTTGTAACATATAAACTCTTAAAAATTTCTAACATAATTGACATTGTGGATAAATTGAttatatttctaaaaaaaaaataacattgataAACTTGTGAAGACATTTCAATACATATTAAAACTTGTAATTGGCATGTTGAATCAGATATTTCTCTTGATATGTGGTACACGgtaaaaccttttttttttttaaatttggagTGAACCAATaatatttaacaaattttaaaatagaaaaggatattttttatataaaaattatttaataaataaaaattatagcAGAAGAAAGATTTACATACTTTGATCGTTGAAAATGAGAGAAATAAGTGTGTGGAAAGAGTGAAAGCAAATCAAGATGACATTAGTATTTTGAAGTAAAAGTCACAAAAGGCTTgtttttaagaaaagatttttttagttatttttttaa includes:
- the LOC130934893 gene encoding F-box protein At5g07610-like, whose product is MSHNTELISSSMEAIERNDDLLTQIFARVLLRDVITFRCVSKRWLSLISALYFRRCHASVKQRVSRLFFDFVPDSVFHQEVKFFYLDKETCPSYSSSSFSPKIPDLGSSQIIQSCNGLMLLQSEEAVFIYNPTTGDKKTLPSSFSSFDSSDLHYSLAFAFDPLRFIGYKVICIFDGVDSKNECFETMIYSSESGVWKRGCFFPSTFRVEFDMMTYFKDSNY